From Synoicihabitans lomoniglobus, the proteins below share one genomic window:
- a CDS encoding aldo/keto reductase has protein sequence MSSPYVTASDRYSQVPYERCGRSGLKLPRLSLGLWHNFGGVDVFENGRTMCRAAFDMGITHFDLANNYGPPPGSAEANFGKILDLDLGVYRDELIISTKAGYDMWEGPYGEWGSRKYLIASLDQSLDRLGLDYVDIFYSHRPDPDTPMEETMGALASIYHGGKALYIGLSNYDAAQTRLAHEILDDLGVPLLIHQPRYNLLDRWVEPELLPLLTELGVGCIPFSPLAQGQLTSRYLKTIPTDSRAGKGGFLNADTVEANHPKILALAEIAEQRGQTLAQMALTWVLRQPAITTVLIGASSVPQIEENVACASAAGFSDEELKAIDAACA, from the coding sequence ATGTCGTCCCCTTATGTCACCGCATCCGATCGTTATTCCCAAGTTCCCTATGAGCGCTGTGGTCGCAGCGGCCTGAAGCTCCCGCGGCTGTCGCTGGGCCTGTGGCACAACTTCGGTGGCGTGGACGTTTTCGAGAACGGTCGCACCATGTGCCGGGCGGCGTTCGACATGGGCATCACCCATTTTGATTTGGCCAACAATTACGGTCCGCCTCCCGGATCGGCCGAAGCCAACTTTGGCAAGATTCTCGATCTCGATCTCGGGGTTTATCGGGACGAACTCATCATCTCGACCAAGGCGGGTTACGACATGTGGGAAGGTCCCTACGGCGAATGGGGATCACGCAAATATCTCATCGCCAGCCTCGACCAGAGCTTGGATCGCCTCGGACTCGACTACGTGGACATCTTTTACTCGCACCGGCCCGATCCCGACACGCCGATGGAGGAAACGATGGGCGCGTTGGCCTCGATTTATCACGGCGGCAAAGCGCTCTACATCGGTCTGTCGAATTACGATGCCGCGCAGACGCGCTTGGCGCACGAGATTCTCGACGATCTTGGTGTGCCGCTGTTGATCCACCAACCGCGTTACAACCTGCTCGACCGGTGGGTGGAACCGGAGCTGCTGCCGCTGCTCACGGAGCTCGGCGTGGGCTGCATCCCCTTTTCGCCGTTGGCCCAGGGACAACTCACCTCGCGCTACCTCAAGACGATCCCGACCGATTCGCGGGCGGGCAAAGGCGGGTTTCTCAATGCCGACACCGTCGAGGCGAACCACCCGAAGATTCTCGCCCTGGCCGAAATCGCCGAGCAACGCGGCCAAACGCTCGCCCAAATGGCGCTCACCTGGGTGCTGCGCCAACCGGCCATCACGACCGTGTTGATCGGGGCCAGCAGCGTGCCGCAGATCGAAGAAAACGTCGCGTGTGCGAGTGCCGCTGGTTTCAGCGACGAAGAGCTCAAAGCGATCGACGCCGCCTGCGCGTAA
- a CDS encoding YdbH domain-containing protein, which produces MIARVPSDHRLRHPRGLARAGRWLLLGGLVSALGSFAAAEGLRVAGSWTGKIQPDPRLPVIPWELTVAAHLGDATGATRLELRAELPGGNVRAKVEQIGADAPMRWTVPRQTLASEPWREIAVRFLPALAEWTFDGAVELEGAGTWSDAAGATGAFHVVWRPGRVENASSALVVRQPVLRATVGLADSTVASIDVELNWASVDVNMIHLGAGALTAHQTAAGRWQVGEVSAPLWQGRVILAPFEVDPAHPVINGHVSLAAVAAAELVPFLPDALSSASGRVSGELTFAWDESKGFAPKSGQFAILEDDKPKVRLAASPGLLSAKVPAKIETMPQWLGPIAKWMAVENPARDELIEIEMGRRTLQVERMEARLVPGAVAGETKVQARLVARPQDATAVELVDFTVNVTGPWEDLIRVSAEDGVKIKATF; this is translated from the coding sequence ATGATCGCGCGAGTCCCGTCCGACCACCGGCTGCGCCACCCCCGGGGCTTGGCCCGGGCGGGGCGGTGGCTGTTGCTCGGTGGATTGGTTTCGGCGTTGGGCAGTTTTGCCGCCGCGGAAGGCCTGCGCGTAGCGGGATCATGGACGGGAAAAATTCAGCCCGACCCGCGTCTGCCCGTCATCCCGTGGGAACTCACGGTCGCCGCCCACCTGGGCGATGCGACCGGAGCCACGCGGCTGGAGCTGCGGGCGGAGCTGCCCGGTGGGAACGTGCGCGCCAAAGTGGAACAGATCGGCGCGGACGCCCCGATGCGATGGACAGTGCCGCGACAAACGTTGGCGTCGGAGCCCTGGCGAGAGATTGCGGTCCGGTTCCTCCCGGCGTTGGCCGAATGGACGTTTGACGGCGCCGTGGAACTCGAAGGCGCAGGCACGTGGTCGGACGCCGCGGGCGCGACCGGCGCATTTCACGTGGTTTGGCGACCCGGTCGGGTGGAAAACGCGTCGAGCGCACTGGTTGTGCGACAGCCGGTATTGCGTGCCACGGTCGGGCTGGCCGATTCGACGGTGGCGTCGATCGACGTCGAGCTGAACTGGGCGAGTGTGGACGTGAACATGATCCATCTCGGTGCGGGCGCATTGACCGCGCATCAAACCGCCGCAGGCCGCTGGCAAGTCGGCGAAGTGAGTGCGCCGCTCTGGCAGGGCCGAGTGATTCTGGCACCGTTCGAAGTCGACCCGGCGCATCCAGTGATTAACGGCCACGTCTCTCTCGCCGCGGTGGCGGCGGCCGAACTCGTGCCGTTTCTGCCCGATGCTCTCAGCAGTGCTTCCGGGCGGGTGAGCGGAGAACTTACGTTTGCGTGGGACGAGTCTAAAGGCTTTGCGCCCAAGTCCGGGCAGTTCGCGATTCTCGAAGACGACAAACCGAAGGTGCGGCTCGCGGCGTCCCCCGGACTGCTTTCCGCCAAAGTTCCCGCCAAGATCGAAACGATGCCCCAGTGGCTGGGTCCCATTGCAAAATGGATGGCGGTGGAGAATCCCGCCCGCGACGAGTTGATTGAGATCGAGATGGGACGCCGCACTTTGCAGGTCGAACGGATGGAAGCGCGCCTCGTGCCGGGAGCGGTCGCCGGGGAAACCAAGGTGCAGGCCCGCCTCGTCGCCCGGCCGCAGGACGCCACCGCGGTGGAGTTGGTCGATTTTACAGTCAATGTGACGGGGCCGTGGGAGGACTTGATTCGGGTGAGTGCCGAGGACGGCGTGAAGATCAAAGCCACTTTTTAA
- a CDS encoding YdbL family protein: MKISSIRFFSLFAAVMLWATTAGAQDMAALRHSMSQRLPVLDQLKTSGAVGENNQGYVEARTPGADTEKVVAAENADRRKVYAAIAAKAGATSEAVAQARARQIAATSAPGVWLQGEDGRWYRKE, translated from the coding sequence ATGAAGATTTCATCCATTCGCTTTTTCTCCTTATTCGCGGCAGTGATGCTCTGGGCGACCACCGCGGGCGCGCAGGACATGGCGGCGTTGCGTCACAGCATGTCGCAACGGCTGCCCGTGCTGGATCAGCTCAAAACCAGCGGGGCGGTGGGCGAAAATAATCAAGGCTACGTCGAAGCCCGCACCCCGGGGGCGGACACCGAAAAGGTGGTCGCGGCCGAGAACGCGGATCGCCGCAAAGTCTACGCGGCCATCGCGGCCAAAGCGGGCGCGACATCGGAGGCGGTGGCGCAGGCGCGGGCTCGTCAAATCGCCGCCACCAGTGCGCCGGGGGTGTGGTTGCAGGGTGAAGACGGTCGTTGGTATCGGAAAGAATAG
- a CDS encoding DUF5060 domain-containing protein, with product MFVPHRLQRFCLRLCGGILSTTALLSLSGAPVEFTFRVDATAENPFARDIWATVTTPADHVLRLPAFYVGDNQWSVRTRAALKGNYEFQNVSEQRGGLPTTLAAELKGRDRFRVRDIDTLGGPVRIDPRSGTQFIDGRGDYFQPLGGNLPWASGSAPASYYPAAFGDFATVGFNWTRVWMCHWGQLNLDWVEPANGPQPALGTLDLGVARRLDGIMEAAETHGVRIQLVLQHHGQYTTFNNTNWAENPWNSALGGFLDSPTDFFTNDQARELTRQKYRYIAARWGYSSAIMAWELFNEVMWTNARRGDAADNAAVAAWHEEMARVLRRYDVHGHLVTTSDDDLHHAMWTTMDYYQPHLYANDMVLGVQHHDLAAAAINRPVFYGEVGDDNMADLTSEQRTTGFIHPLLAWSGLFGETTQPAQIWYVETLRQQGRWAELQSLGRFVNASGLRRAPLPRVSYPTVLGDLDSSLKLTGGLYWHRGPAPELEVPTDGHIPASMVTFPRILTNAAERHPYPSRATFHVDYPAASVARLHLRGMSNRGGSLRITVDDRVAVDEPWPAAAEGRPTPTNQTFSFPVGYGRHTVVVENPVGADWIDLVDLDLGIPVPALTAVARHGADRVVLWVRHRDNLLSPASDNDLTPATGRIVIDDVPAGEWLVSWWDVAGSRSTHSSTVRHRGGQLTLATPPITRHAAAWLERVP from the coding sequence ATGTTCGTTCCCCACCGTCTCCAACGCTTTTGCCTTCGCCTGTGTGGCGGAATTCTCTCCACCACCGCCCTCCTTTCCCTGTCGGGCGCCCCGGTGGAGTTCACGTTCCGCGTCGACGCCACCGCTGAGAATCCCTTCGCGCGCGACATTTGGGCGACCGTCACCACCCCCGCGGACCACGTGCTGCGACTGCCGGCATTTTACGTCGGTGACAACCAGTGGTCCGTGCGCACGCGGGCCGCCTTGAAGGGCAACTACGAATTTCAAAACGTCAGTGAGCAGCGCGGGGGCTTGCCCACGACGTTGGCCGCCGAGCTCAAGGGCAGAGATCGTTTTCGCGTGCGTGATATCGATACGCTGGGAGGACCCGTGCGGATCGATCCACGGTCCGGCACCCAGTTCATCGACGGTCGGGGCGACTATTTCCAGCCCCTCGGAGGTAATCTGCCGTGGGCCTCCGGCAGCGCTCCCGCCTCCTATTATCCGGCCGCGTTCGGTGACTTCGCCACCGTGGGCTTCAACTGGACCCGCGTATGGATGTGCCACTGGGGCCAGCTTAATCTCGATTGGGTGGAACCGGCCAACGGCCCCCAACCGGCATTGGGCACACTCGACCTCGGCGTCGCCCGCCGCCTCGACGGCATTATGGAAGCCGCCGAAACCCACGGCGTCCGCATCCAACTCGTCCTGCAGCACCACGGCCAATACACCACGTTCAACAATACCAACTGGGCCGAGAATCCGTGGAACTCCGCGCTCGGCGGCTTCCTTGATTCACCCACCGATTTCTTCACCAACGATCAGGCGCGCGAACTCACCCGCCAGAAATACCGCTACATTGCCGCCCGTTGGGGTTACTCGTCCGCCATCATGGCGTGGGAATTGTTCAACGAGGTCATGTGGACCAACGCCCGCCGGGGCGATGCCGCCGACAACGCCGCCGTCGCCGCCTGGCACGAAGAAATGGCACGCGTCCTCCGTCGCTACGATGTGCACGGCCACCTCGTGACCACCAGCGATGATGATCTGCACCACGCCATGTGGACGACGATGGATTACTATCAACCCCACCTCTACGCGAACGACATGGTCCTCGGCGTGCAGCATCACGATCTCGCGGCCGCCGCCATCAATCGTCCGGTTTTCTACGGCGAAGTGGGCGACGACAACATGGCCGATCTCACGAGCGAGCAACGCACCACCGGCTTCATCCACCCGCTCCTGGCGTGGTCCGGTCTCTTTGGCGAAACCACCCAACCGGCCCAGATTTGGTATGTGGAAACCCTCCGGCAACAAGGCCGCTGGGCCGAACTGCAATCACTGGGTCGGTTTGTGAACGCGAGCGGACTCCGCCGAGCGCCGCTGCCCCGAGTGAGTTATCCCACCGTGCTCGGCGACCTCGACAGTTCACTCAAGCTCACCGGCGGTCTGTATTGGCACCGCGGCCCCGCCCCCGAGCTTGAGGTGCCGACCGACGGCCACATCCCCGCCTCCATGGTCACCTTCCCGCGCATTCTCACCAACGCCGCCGAGCGTCATCCCTATCCCAGTCGCGCCACCTTTCACGTCGATTATCCCGCCGCGTCCGTCGCTCGCCTGCATCTGCGCGGCATGAGCAACCGAGGCGGTTCGTTGCGCATCACGGTGGACGACAGAGTGGCCGTTGATGAACCATGGCCCGCCGCCGCCGAAGGTCGCCCCACTCCGACCAACCAAACATTTTCATTCCCGGTGGGCTATGGCCGCCACACCGTCGTGGTCGAGAATCCCGTGGGCGCGGATTGGATCGATCTCGTTGACCTCGATCTCGGCATTCCCGTGCCGGCCCTGACCGCAGTGGCCCGTCATGGAGCCGATCGGGTCGTGCTATGGGTGCGACACCGCGACAACCTGCTTTCGCCTGCGTCGGATAATGATCTCACGCCCGCCACCGGCCGCATCGTCATTGACGACGTTCCGGCCGGAGAATGGCTCGTCTCCTGGTGGGATGTGGCCGGCAGCCGTTCGACTCACTCTTCCACCGTGCGCCATCGCGGCGGACAACTCACCCTCGCGACGCCCCCCATTACGCGCCACGCCGCCGCGTGGCTGGAGCGCGTGCCGTAA
- the mutL gene encoding DNA mismatch repair endonuclease MutL, producing MPDIRILSDRVANQIAAGEVIERPAAVVKELVENALDAGATRIEVEFRHGGRSLMRVEDNGHGMNRDNALLSLERHATSKINEAVDLDRLGSFGFRGEAVPSIASVSKFTLQTRVEGEELGTEVLVNGGKIVHVRECGRPVGTRIEVAHLFNSVPARRKFLKRDQTEAAHIVAGVRLYALASPAVAFTLIEDGRIIFSSPECPALTDRVAEIFGRQLAEQLVPIESTEGVFQLEGLIGKPGVGRSTRHEMIVFVNGRPVDNRTLNYALIESYHESLPKGRYPPAFIFFRLPPHEVDVNVHPAKREVRFRSEPAVRSFVIRAVLGRLRELRGEVPQATPERDTPLEPLPPSELRPWATPSSSSPSSAAVPSRPVESESRGMPKLGPLHQPPMRGPAVESVRPSADGPTRGDRGWRFIGQGHGVFGFFETPSGIVCLHRRAAHERVWFERLQAEFKSGEVAGQRLLLPVPVELDPVATALLLDKLAFLQSHGFEVTEFGRNFFRVEAVPAWMEPADAEPFLRDLLGALRDGRFPEDNPDLARDELARLAAAKAVRLPEQSGEVHWQSLVAQLFACRTPLTSPSGRPTFFELPHGELSRRFQK from the coding sequence ATGCCCGATATTCGCATTCTGTCCGACCGTGTTGCCAACCAGATCGCCGCTGGCGAGGTGATTGAGCGCCCGGCGGCCGTGGTGAAGGAATTGGTGGAAAATGCCCTCGATGCCGGGGCCACGCGCATCGAGGTGGAGTTTCGCCATGGCGGGCGTTCGCTGATGCGGGTTGAGGACAACGGCCATGGCATGAACCGCGACAACGCGTTGCTGTCGTTGGAGCGGCATGCCACGAGCAAGATCAATGAGGCGGTCGATCTGGACCGACTCGGTAGTTTCGGCTTTCGCGGTGAGGCGGTGCCGTCGATCGCGAGTGTTTCCAAGTTCACTCTGCAGACCCGCGTGGAAGGCGAAGAGCTCGGCACGGAGGTATTGGTCAACGGCGGCAAGATCGTGCACGTGCGCGAGTGCGGGCGCCCGGTGGGCACGCGCATCGAAGTGGCCCATCTGTTCAACTCCGTCCCGGCGCGTCGCAAGTTTCTCAAACGCGACCAGACCGAGGCGGCGCACATCGTCGCCGGGGTGCGGCTCTATGCCCTGGCGAGTCCGGCGGTGGCGTTTACGCTGATCGAGGACGGGCGCATCATTTTCAGTTCGCCGGAATGTCCGGCCCTGACCGATCGGGTGGCGGAGATTTTCGGCCGGCAATTGGCGGAGCAACTCGTGCCGATCGAGAGCACTGAGGGGGTGTTTCAATTGGAGGGATTGATCGGTAAACCCGGGGTGGGACGTTCGACGCGGCACGAGATGATCGTGTTTGTGAATGGTCGTCCCGTCGACAACCGGACCCTCAACTACGCGTTGATCGAGAGTTACCACGAGTCGTTGCCCAAGGGTCGCTACCCGCCGGCGTTCATCTTTTTCCGTCTGCCGCCCCACGAGGTCGATGTGAACGTGCATCCCGCCAAACGCGAAGTGCGGTTTCGGAGCGAGCCGGCCGTGCGCAGCTTCGTGATCAGAGCGGTGCTGGGGCGCCTGCGGGAGCTGCGGGGTGAGGTTCCACAGGCGACGCCGGAGCGAGACACGCCACTGGAACCGCTGCCGCCGAGCGAGCTGCGACCGTGGGCGACGCCGTCATCAAGTTCACCATCATCGGCGGCGGTGCCATCGCGTCCGGTCGAATCGGAGAGTCGGGGCATGCCCAAGTTGGGTCCATTGCACCAGCCTCCCATGCGCGGGCCGGCGGTGGAGTCGGTGCGACCCTCTGCCGATGGTCCGACGCGTGGCGACCGCGGGTGGCGTTTCATCGGCCAAGGCCATGGGGTGTTCGGCTTTTTCGAAACCCCGTCGGGTATCGTGTGCCTGCATCGCCGGGCGGCACACGAGCGAGTCTGGTTTGAGCGTTTGCAGGCCGAGTTCAAATCGGGCGAAGTCGCCGGGCAGCGCCTGCTGCTGCCGGTGCCGGTGGAGCTCGATCCCGTGGCGACGGCGCTCCTGTTGGATAAGTTGGCCTTTCTGCAATCGCACGGGTTTGAAGTGACGGAGTTCGGACGGAATTTTTTCCGGGTCGAAGCGGTGCCCGCCTGGATGGAACCCGCTGATGCCGAACCCTTTTTGCGTGATTTGTTGGGGGCGCTGCGCGATGGGCGCTTCCCGGAGGACAATCCCGATCTCGCCCGGGACGAGCTGGCCCGGTTGGCGGCGGCGAAAGCGGTGCGGTTGCCCGAGCAGAGTGGGGAGGTGCACTGGCAATCACTGGTGGCCCAACTCTTTGCGTGTCGCACCCCGCTCACCAGCCCCTCGGGGCGGCCGACGTTTTTTGAGCTGCCGCACGGTGAGTTGTCCCGGCGATTTCAGAAATAG
- a CDS encoding class I SAM-dependent methyltransferase produces the protein MKRFFAILTAVASTFAALVGHAQNESVNPGINASYLREGLIVNEWIERLEAEGREVFAHRAAIVARLDLRPGMDVVDVGTGTGAFLPLLSARVGPEGRVYAVDIVEKFLDHVNDQIQRHAWTNIETVLCTDRSVELPAASVDLAFICNVYHHFEYPMDSLASLHRALRPGGRIVLVDFKRIPGESSDWILSHMRAGQEVFEAEITAAGFHRVDAVHDLLSDNYMVVFAKSE, from the coding sequence ATGAAACGCTTCTTCGCTATTCTCACCGCGGTGGCCTCCACATTCGCCGCCCTCGTTGGTCATGCTCAGAACGAAAGCGTCAACCCCGGGATCAACGCGTCCTATCTGCGCGAAGGTTTGATCGTAAACGAATGGATCGAGCGCCTCGAAGCCGAGGGGCGTGAAGTGTTCGCCCATCGTGCCGCCATCGTGGCTCGCCTGGATTTGCGTCCCGGCATGGATGTCGTCGACGTGGGCACGGGCACCGGAGCGTTTCTCCCCCTCCTCTCCGCTCGCGTCGGACCGGAAGGTCGAGTCTATGCCGTGGATATTGTGGAGAAGTTCCTTGACCACGTGAACGACCAGATCCAGCGCCACGCCTGGACCAATATCGAAACCGTGCTCTGCACCGATCGCTCGGTCGAACTGCCGGCCGCATCCGTTGACCTGGCCTTCATTTGCAACGTCTACCACCACTTTGAGTATCCGATGGATTCGTTGGCTTCGCTCCATCGCGCCCTCCGCCCCGGCGGCAGAATCGTGCTGGTCGATTTCAAACGTATTCCCGGAGAAAGTTCGGATTGGATCCTGAGCCACATGCGCGCCGGTCAGGAGGTGTTCGAAGCCGAAATCACCGCCGCAGGATTCCATCGGGTCGATGCGGTCCACGACTTGCTCTCGGACAACTATATGGTCGTCTTCGCCAAGTCGGAGTGA
- a CDS encoding glycogen/starch/alpha-glucan phosphorylase: protein MPAAKKSSAKTKAASAQAKTVAAPRRRASDDPVESIKASILDHLTHTFARDTAGATPRDWFLATAMSARDHLTSRLIKTQSAHNDQNVRRLYYLSLEYLMGRLLISSLQNAGVYDHTRQALEELGVDWEALRASEDDMGLGNGGLGRLAACFIDSLATLDLPAIGYGINYEFGLFRQAFENGHQVENPDSWMIYGTPWELMHPEYQQEVQIYGEVENVFDDSGNYRPQWVNTHKLVGVPNDIPVPGYGTETVNILRLWTSHATEPLDLNAFNEGGYVEAVRNKATSETISKVLYPNDKTENGKELRLVQQYFFVACSLKDIIRRHMRVEGNGWHNFADKVAVQLNDTHPAIAVAELLRILIDEESLDWDEAWAIITKTFAYTNHTLLPEALEKWGVPLYARVLPRHLQLIYEINRRHLETVAAKWPGDNEMLSTCSIVEEGGGKQLRMAHLAVVGSHAVNGVAALHTELLKKDLFPYFDTLFPGKFRNKTNGITPRRWLLDCNPALSALITKTLGRPDWPRNLDLLQALGKEADQPAFQQEFMAIKRVNKVALAETIQELCGIEVSPDALFDVQIKRLHEYKRQHLNLLHIVALYRRLLQNPDLDMVPRVFVFAAKAAPGYDLAKNIIRAINVIGARINHDERIQGKLKVAFLPNYRVTLAEKIIPAADLSEQISTAGKEASGTGNMKLALNGALTIGTLDGANVEIGEEVGDDNIFIFGMTVEEVEAVRNAGYRPYDFYYADEELRAVIDWIGSDYFTPGERHAFAPLHHSLLDGGDPYMVLADFRSYSDAHLAVDAAYRDSPRWAKMAIMNTARVGKFSSDRTIREYAEDIWNLPPVPVK from the coding sequence ATGCCTGCTGCTAAAAAATCCTCCGCCAAGACCAAGGCGGCCTCTGCCCAAGCCAAGACCGTGGCGGCGCCGCGTCGCCGTGCGTCCGACGATCCTGTCGAGTCGATCAAGGCATCGATTCTTGACCACCTGACGCATACCTTCGCGCGGGATACCGCCGGAGCCACGCCGCGGGATTGGTTTCTCGCCACGGCGATGTCGGCCCGGGACCATCTGACGAGTCGTCTCATCAAGACGCAGTCCGCGCACAACGACCAAAACGTGCGCCGCCTCTACTACTTGTCCTTGGAGTATCTCATGGGCCGTCTGCTCATCAGCTCGCTCCAAAACGCCGGCGTGTATGATCACACCCGCCAGGCCCTGGAAGAGCTCGGTGTGGATTGGGAGGCGCTGCGCGCATCGGAAGACGACATGGGACTCGGCAACGGTGGTCTCGGGCGCTTGGCCGCTTGTTTCATCGATTCGCTCGCGACGCTCGACCTGCCGGCGATCGGTTACGGCATCAATTACGAGTTCGGACTCTTCCGTCAGGCGTTTGAGAACGGACATCAGGTGGAGAATCCGGACAGCTGGATGATTTACGGCACGCCGTGGGAGCTCATGCACCCGGAGTATCAGCAGGAGGTGCAGATCTACGGCGAAGTGGAGAACGTGTTCGATGATTCCGGTAACTACCGGCCGCAGTGGGTCAACACCCACAAACTTGTCGGCGTGCCCAACGATATTCCGGTGCCCGGCTATGGCACCGAGACCGTCAACATCCTGCGCCTGTGGACGTCCCACGCGACGGAGCCGCTCGATCTCAACGCCTTCAACGAAGGTGGTTATGTCGAGGCCGTGCGCAACAAGGCCACCAGCGAGACCATTTCCAAGGTTCTTTATCCGAACGACAAGACCGAGAACGGCAAGGAGCTGCGCCTGGTGCAGCAATACTTCTTCGTGGCCTGTTCGTTGAAGGACATCATCCGCCGCCACATGCGGGTCGAAGGCAACGGCTGGCACAACTTTGCCGACAAGGTCGCCGTCCAGCTCAACGACACCCACCCGGCCATCGCCGTGGCCGAGCTGCTTCGTATTCTCATCGATGAGGAGTCCCTCGACTGGGACGAGGCATGGGCGATCATCACCAAAACCTTCGCCTATACCAACCACACCCTCCTGCCCGAGGCGTTGGAAAAATGGGGTGTGCCGCTCTACGCCCGGGTGCTGCCGCGTCACTTGCAGCTCATTTACGAGATCAACCGCCGCCACCTCGAGACCGTCGCCGCCAAATGGCCCGGCGATAACGAGATGCTCAGCACGTGCTCGATCGTGGAGGAAGGGGGCGGCAAACAACTGCGCATGGCCCACCTCGCGGTCGTTGGCTCGCATGCCGTCAACGGCGTGGCCGCGCTCCACACGGAGCTCCTGAAGAAGGATCTCTTCCCGTATTTCGACACGCTCTTCCCGGGGAAATTCCGCAACAAGACCAACGGCATCACGCCGCGCCGGTGGTTGCTCGATTGCAACCCGGCCTTGTCGGCGTTGATCACCAAGACGCTGGGCCGCCCCGATTGGCCGCGCAATCTCGACCTCCTCCAAGCCTTGGGCAAAGAGGCCGACCAACCCGCCTTCCAGCAGGAGTTCATGGCGATCAAGCGCGTCAACAAGGTCGCGTTGGCCGAAACCATTCAGGAGCTCTGCGGCATCGAGGTGTCGCCCGATGCGCTCTTCGACGTGCAGATCAAACGCCTGCACGAATACAAGCGCCAGCATCTCAACCTGCTGCATATCGTTGCGCTCTACCGCCGACTCTTGCAGAACCCGGACCTCGACATGGTGCCGCGCGTGTTCGTTTTTGCCGCCAAGGCCGCGCCCGGCTACGACCTCGCCAAGAACATCATTCGGGCGATCAATGTGATCGGCGCGCGCATCAACCACGACGAGCGCATCCAGGGTAAGCTCAAGGTCGCCTTCCTGCCCAACTACCGGGTGACGTTGGCCGAGAAAATCATCCCGGCCGCCGACTTGTCGGAGCAGATTTCGACCGCCGGCAAGGAAGCTTCCGGCACCGGCAACATGAAGCTCGCCCTCAATGGCGCGCTCACCATCGGCACGCTCGATGGCGCCAACGTGGAGATCGGTGAAGAGGTCGGTGACGACAACATCTTCATCTTCGGCATGACCGTCGAAGAGGTGGAAGCCGTGCGCAATGCCGGTTACCGTCCCTACGATTTCTACTACGCGGACGAAGAGTTGCGCGCCGTGATCGATTGGATCGGCTCCGACTACTTCACGCCGGGCGAACGCCACGCCTTCGCGCCGTTGCACCACAGCCTGCTCGACGGAGGCGATCCTTACATGGTGTTGGCGGATTTCCGTTCCTACAGCGATGCGCACCTCGCCGTCGATGCCGCCTACCGCGATTCCCCACGGTGGGCGAAGATGGCGATCATGAACACGGCCCGCGTGGGCAAATTCTCCAGCGATCGCACCATTCGCGAATACGCCGAGGACATCTGGAATCTGCCGCCAGTCCCGGTGAAATAA
- a CDS encoding GNAT family N-acetyltransferase, with protein MQIKVDDLTGSAIAALLQEHLDDMHRISPRESVHALDLTGLQRPEITFWCAWDGPTLMGCGALKALNATHGEIKSMRTARTHRRRGVAARMLETVLAEATRRGYTRLSLETGSQPEFAPARQLYARFGFESCGPFADYRPDPNSHFMTRTL; from the coding sequence ATGCAGATCAAAGTCGATGACCTCACCGGCTCCGCCATCGCCGCGCTACTGCAAGAGCATTTGGACGACATGCACCGTATCTCTCCGCGCGAGAGCGTGCATGCGCTCGACCTGACGGGACTCCAACGCCCCGAGATCACGTTTTGGTGCGCATGGGACGGTCCCACCCTGATGGGCTGCGGTGCCCTCAAAGCACTCAATGCGACCCACGGTGAAATCAAATCCATGCGCACCGCGCGCACCCATCGGCGGCGAGGCGTGGCCGCCCGCATGCTCGAAACGGTATTGGCCGAAGCCACGCGACGCGGCTACACGCGTCTGAGTTTGGAAACCGGCTCCCAACCCGAATTCGCTCCCGCGCGCCAACTTTACGCCCGCTTTGGGTTCGAATCGTGCGGCCCGTTCGCCGACTACCGGCCCGATCCCAACAGCCACTTCATGACCCGAACGCTGTAG